The Mycolicibacterium boenickei genome has a segment encoding these proteins:
- a CDS encoding CaiB/BaiF CoA-transferase family protein, with protein sequence MADPDYYDPPLAGVRILDLSRGPMTAVGRLLADLGAAVTQVHLHGVTEQPAASAGVDADSVAIGINRHGLDTVVLDPSTPADQRRWGQLLSRADILIEDTRPGSDAERALSVRDILSERPGLVVLSISDFGRDTSYRDWQATTPVLHALTSELSRSGIPGREPLVPPAAQLPYHVAAAQAAVMTVSVYLDRLRTGTGDLIDFSILDGAMQTLDPPYGTAGTASAGVALSAQRRDWNAERLRYPIIACKDGHVRICLLAKRQWHGMFEWMGRPGQFADPSFDRLRVRFSSPELMAAIGQFCAGQTRAELEDAGQRHGVPTAAVLTLAETLGTAQVRDRGYFHEIDLAPGISAPVPAGVVEIDGHRANALNVSEPATAARIEVAPRLSARSRRNEGLPLEGVRVLDLGVIVVGSDTGRLFGDLGADVIKIENSAFPDGLRGNLTSMSQTYAAGHRNKRSIGIDLRTAEGRALAHRLVTLSDVVLTNFKPGVAETLGMDHRTLRKVNPGIVVVDSSAFGPTGPWAKRMGYGPLVRAAAGFTDLWVYPGEPESFCDTVTVYPDHVAARIGALGALALLLRRERTDAGGSVSVAQSEVMLSHLAAEIAADVLVRRGHEPSPHPIHDAPWGLFPAAGEDRWLAVTVRDDADWGALCEVIERPDLRADEQLTTRAGRDAHRGRVDEAVRAWTRQRPATEAMDLLQAAGVPAGAALHAAEVAEWDYYVQRRAFREELHPHADEPFTMENVQIHSDRIADPPLLQAPLLGEQTREIAAELLGLDDAEIDELIAVGVLEVPQSSQLAGR encoded by the coding sequence ATGGCCGACCCGGACTACTACGACCCACCACTGGCCGGGGTTCGCATCCTCGACCTGTCGCGCGGCCCGATGACGGCGGTGGGACGCCTGCTGGCCGACCTCGGTGCCGCGGTGACCCAGGTGCACCTGCACGGCGTCACCGAACAACCCGCCGCGAGCGCCGGAGTCGACGCCGACTCGGTGGCGATCGGGATCAACCGGCACGGCCTGGACACGGTCGTCCTTGATCCGTCGACCCCCGCCGATCAACGTCGCTGGGGCCAGCTGCTTTCCCGTGCCGACATCCTGATCGAGGACACCCGCCCCGGTTCGGATGCCGAAAGAGCCCTGTCGGTACGCGACATCCTCAGCGAGCGCCCCGGCCTGGTGGTCCTGTCCATCAGCGATTTCGGCCGCGACACCAGCTACCGCGACTGGCAGGCCACCACACCGGTACTGCACGCGCTGACCAGTGAGCTGTCCCGCTCGGGCATCCCGGGACGGGAGCCGTTGGTACCGCCCGCCGCACAACTGCCCTATCACGTGGCGGCGGCGCAGGCAGCGGTGATGACCGTGAGCGTGTACCTGGACCGATTGCGCACCGGCACCGGCGATCTCATCGATTTCTCGATCCTCGACGGGGCCATGCAGACGCTCGACCCGCCGTACGGGACAGCGGGGACGGCCTCGGCCGGCGTCGCCCTGAGCGCGCAACGACGCGACTGGAACGCCGAGCGGCTGCGGTACCCCATCATCGCGTGCAAGGACGGTCACGTACGGATCTGCCTGCTGGCAAAACGCCAGTGGCACGGCATGTTCGAGTGGATGGGCCGGCCCGGGCAGTTCGCCGATCCGTCGTTCGACCGGCTGCGAGTGCGGTTCAGTTCGCCGGAGTTGATGGCCGCGATCGGGCAGTTCTGCGCCGGGCAGACCCGCGCCGAACTGGAGGACGCCGGCCAGCGGCACGGGGTGCCGACCGCAGCGGTACTCACCCTGGCCGAAACCCTCGGCACCGCACAGGTCAGGGACCGCGGGTATTTTCACGAGATCGACCTGGCCCCCGGAATATCGGCGCCCGTGCCGGCAGGTGTCGTCGAGATCGACGGGCACCGGGCCAACGCGCTCAACGTCTCCGAACCTGCGACGGCCGCTCGCATCGAGGTCGCCCCGCGGCTCTCCGCCCGCTCCCGCCGCAATGAGGGCCTGCCGCTGGAGGGGGTGCGCGTGCTGGACCTCGGAGTGATCGTCGTCGGATCCGACACCGGACGACTCTTCGGCGATCTCGGCGCCGACGTCATCAAGATCGAGAACTCGGCGTTCCCGGACGGGCTGCGCGGCAACCTGACCTCGATGTCGCAGACCTACGCCGCCGGCCACCGAAACAAGCGCTCGATCGGCATCGATCTGCGGACGGCGGAAGGTCGGGCATTGGCCCACCGGCTGGTGACCCTGTCCGACGTCGTGTTGACCAATTTCAAACCGGGCGTGGCCGAGACGCTGGGCATGGACCACCGAACCTTGCGAAAGGTGAATCCGGGCATCGTGGTGGTCGACAGTTCGGCGTTCGGGCCCACCGGGCCGTGGGCGAAGCGGATGGGTTACGGCCCGCTGGTGCGGGCGGCCGCGGGGTTCACGGACCTGTGGGTGTACCCGGGTGAACCGGAGTCCTTCTGCGACACCGTCACCGTCTACCCCGATCACGTGGCGGCCCGGATCGGCGCGCTCGGTGCGCTGGCCCTGCTGCTGCGCCGGGAACGCACGGACGCCGGCGGTTCGGTCAGCGTCGCGCAATCGGAGGTCATGCTCAGCCACCTGGCCGCCGAGATCGCTGCCGACGTCCTGGTGCGGCGCGGGCACGAACCCTCGCCCCACCCGATCCACGACGCGCCGTGGGGCCTGTTCCCGGCCGCCGGAGAGGACCGGTGGCTGGCCGTGACCGTGCGCGACGACGCCGACTGGGGCGCGCTGTGCGAGGTGATCGAACGTCCGGATCTGAGGGCCGACGAGCAGCTGACGACCCGCGCCGGACGCGACGCCCACCGCGGCCGCGTCGACGAGGCCGTGCGAGCCTGGACAAGACAGCGCCCCGCGACCGAGGCGATGGACCTGCTGCAGGCGGCCGGTGTTCCGGCCGGTGCCGCCCTGCACGCTGCCGAGGTCGCCGAGTGGGACTACTACGTGCAGCGTCGCGCGTTCCGCGAGGAACTGCACCCGCATGCCGATGAGCCGTTCACGATGGAGAACGTGCAGATCCATTCGGATCGCATCGCCGATCCCCCACTGCTGCAGGCGCCGCTGCTCGGCGAGCAGACCCGGGAGATCGCCGCCGAGCTGCTCGGCCTGGACGACGCCGAGATCGATGAGCTGATCGCCGTGGGGGTGCTCGAGGTGCCGCAGAGCTCGCAGCTCGCGGGACGCTGA
- a CDS encoding LysR family transcriptional regulator has protein sequence MDFTRLRYFVAVAEELHFKRAADRLMITPPPLSKQIKLLEKELGGQLFERNYHEVRLTPLGTKLLGPAREILRQVDDLKATAVRLTEGAAPIRVGATAYAPSDFVAQVQTAVAGLAVPTEFSVPGSAAEVTAKLVSGHLDLGLIHLPTSDKRLQYRVVASFQGAVAVRFDDPLAAKEQVSIEELRDRDVVIDFARPNPVMLAGLTRALNARGVTRIVRTTNQFGGELEMAAQVFNRHLVAVVPYAPESLIGKIFSPPEFTLVPIDESTWAPARIALAWVPDRLKNPAEIEELVAELAPALTRDQAQ, from the coding sequence ATGGACTTCACCAGACTCAGGTACTTCGTGGCGGTCGCCGAGGAGCTGCACTTCAAGCGGGCCGCCGACCGGCTGATGATCACGCCGCCGCCGCTCAGCAAGCAGATCAAGCTGCTGGAGAAGGAGCTCGGCGGGCAGCTGTTCGAGCGCAACTACCACGAGGTCCGCCTGACGCCGCTGGGCACCAAGCTGCTCGGTCCGGCCCGCGAGATCCTGCGCCAGGTCGATGATCTGAAGGCCACCGCGGTCCGGCTCACCGAGGGAGCCGCACCCATCCGGGTGGGCGCAACCGCTTATGCGCCATCAGATTTCGTGGCGCAGGTGCAGACCGCCGTCGCCGGCCTGGCCGTGCCGACCGAATTCAGCGTCCCCGGGTCGGCCGCCGAGGTGACGGCCAAGCTGGTGTCCGGCCACCTCGACCTCGGGCTCATCCATCTGCCCACTTCCGACAAACGGCTGCAATACCGCGTGGTGGCCTCCTTCCAGGGTGCGGTGGCGGTGCGTTTCGACGATCCACTGGCAGCCAAGGAGCAGGTGTCGATCGAGGAACTGCGCGATCGCGACGTAGTGATCGACTTCGCCCGGCCCAACCCCGTCATGCTGGCCGGCCTGACCCGTGCGCTCAACGCCCGCGGGGTGACCCGCATCGTTCGCACCACCAACCAGTTCGGCGGCGAACTGGAGATGGCTGCCCAGGTGTTCAACCGTCATCTCGTCGCGGTGGTGCCATATGCGCCCGAATCATTGATCGGCAAGATCTTCTCTCCACCGGAGTTCACGCTGGTACCCATCGACGAGAGCACCTGGGCACCGGCGCGGATCGCATTGGCCTGGGTGCCCGACCGGCTCAAGAACCCGGCAGAGATCGAGGAGTTGGTGGCTGAACTCGCGCCGGCACTGACCCGCGATCAGGCGCAGTAG
- a CDS encoding M15 family metallopeptidase, which yields MVGATVASSVAAMAALLGTAAPAPQIRLVDDTVPMTQGDGSLSDGQVLTPFDVQNPAVGRLDPRLLAAVQNAANAATAEGVTMTINSGWRSADFQQSLLDQAVQSYGSLAAARQYVQTPTASRHVTGEAVDIGGPQADHWLIANGARFGLCQIYANELWHFELVADPAGNCPPLQPNAAG from the coding sequence ATGGTGGGTGCAACTGTCGCCTCGAGCGTCGCCGCAATGGCGGCCCTGCTCGGCACGGCTGCACCCGCACCACAGATCCGTCTGGTCGACGACACCGTCCCGATGACCCAGGGCGACGGCTCGTTGTCCGACGGGCAGGTCCTGACCCCCTTTGACGTGCAGAATCCGGCGGTCGGCCGGCTGGATCCGCGGCTGCTGGCCGCAGTCCAGAACGCCGCGAATGCCGCCACCGCCGAAGGCGTCACCATGACGATCAACTCGGGGTGGCGGTCGGCCGATTTCCAGCAGTCGCTGCTCGATCAGGCAGTGCAGAGCTACGGCAGCCTCGCCGCGGCACGCCAGTATGTGCAGACGCCGACGGCGTCCCGCCACGTCACCGGTGAGGCGGTCGATATCGGGGGTCCGCAGGCCGATCACTGGCTGATCGCCAACGGCGCGCGGTTCGGGTTGTGCCAGATCTATGCCAACGAGCTGTGGCATTTCGAGCTCGTCGCCGACCCGGCGGGCAACTGCCCCCCGCTACAGCCCAACGCCGCAGGCTGA
- the mymT gene encoding copper-binding metallothionein MymT, translating to MSVVPAGTVLTCAHEGCGCRIRVESECHCEGPETSYKCTCGADMVPVTE from the coding sequence ATGAGCGTCGTTCCTGCCGGGACCGTGCTGACCTGTGCGCACGAGGGTTGTGGGTGCCGGATCCGCGTCGAGTCCGAATGCCATTGCGAAGGTCCCGAAACCAGCTACAAGTGCACCTGCGGCGCCGACATGGTGCCGGTCACCGAGTAG
- a CDS encoding SDR family oxidoreductase encodes MTLSGKTMFISGASRGIGLAIAKKAAADGANIALVAKTAEPHPKLEGTIYTAAKEIEEAGGQALPIVGDVRDGDSVSAAVAKAVEQFGGIDLCVNNASAINLGSIEEVPLKRFDLMNGIQIRGTYAVSQACIPHMKGRENPHILTLSPPIRLESEWLKPTAYMMAKFGMTLCALGIAEEMREAGIASNTLWPRTLVATAAVQNLLGGDEAMGRARKPDVYADAAYTIFNKPAREYTGQSLLCEDVLLANGVTDLSVYDCVPGSDLGVDLWVDTPNPPGYVQQ; translated from the coding sequence ATGACTCTGTCCGGGAAGACCATGTTCATCTCCGGCGCCAGCCGGGGTATCGGCCTGGCGATCGCCAAGAAAGCCGCCGCCGACGGCGCCAACATCGCGCTGGTGGCCAAGACCGCCGAACCGCACCCCAAGCTCGAGGGCACGATCTACACGGCCGCCAAGGAGATCGAGGAGGCCGGCGGGCAGGCCCTGCCGATCGTCGGTGACGTCCGCGACGGTGACTCGGTTTCCGCCGCGGTGGCCAAGGCCGTCGAGCAGTTCGGCGGCATCGACCTGTGCGTCAACAACGCCTCGGCCATCAACCTCGGCTCGATCGAGGAAGTACCGCTCAAGCGCTTCGACCTGATGAACGGCATCCAGATCCGCGGCACCTACGCCGTGTCTCAGGCCTGCATCCCGCACATGAAGGGCCGCGAGAACCCGCACATCCTCACCCTGTCCCCGCCGATCCGGCTGGAGTCCGAATGGCTCAAGCCGACCGCCTACATGATGGCCAAGTTCGGGATGACGTTGTGCGCGTTGGGCATTGCCGAGGAGATGCGCGAGGCGGGCATCGCGTCCAACACGCTGTGGCCGCGCACCCTGGTGGCCACCGCCGCGGTGCAGAACCTGCTCGGCGGCGACGAGGCCATGGGCCGCGCCCGCAAACCCGACGTCTACGCCGATGCGGCATACACGATCTTCAACAAGCCCGCGCGGGAGTACACCGGCCAGAGCCTGCTGTGCGAGGACGTGCTGCTCGCGAACGGCGTCACCGACCTGTCGGTGTACGACTGTGTGCCCGGATCGGACCTCGGAGTGGACCTGTGGGTGGACACCCCGAACCCGCCGGGATACGTCCAGCAGTAG